The genomic interval TGTCACCGAAAACTTTTCCGACTCAGACAGATGCGAAAAGGGCACAGATATACATGTGTAGGTAGACAACTGAGAATAAAGATACTTTGGAATAAGAGTGAATTTAGATTTCAAATTAGGAAGCAAAGAAGTTAGAAGTTTGAATTATTGTTATACCATTTTGCTGCTTAACAGGTTTTATagaacatttattttaaaagagttggaaacttttattttttaatttaaaacaagagagaacgctatagtcgagttccccgactatctgatacccgttactcagctagtggaagggagaaggagagtcttaaacacagtttttgctggtttgtaggcgttatagtgggcgtggccaaaagttttttggcaaatcgatagaagtttacaagaccaatacaaaaatgaaaaaatatcaaaacatttttcaaaagtgtgggcgtgacagctttgggcggtttgtgggcgttagagtgggcgtggcaaaaagtttgttggcaaatcgatagaaatttacaagaccaatacaaaaatgaaaaaatatcaaaacatttttcaaaagtgtgggcgtgacagctttgggcggtttgtgggcgttagagtgggcgtggcaaaaagtttttttgcaaatcgatagaaatttacaagaccaatacaaaaatgaaaaaatattaaaacatttttcaaaaatgtgggcgtggcagttttgggcggttcgtgggcgttagagtgggcgtggcaacctgaatcgacaaacttgcgcttgtctatgtccctggagtctgtatacttaatctcaactttctagcttttgtagttcctaagatctcgacgttcatacggacagacggacagacggacagacggacagacagacggacggacagacggacatggccagatcgactcggctactgatcctgatcaagaatatatatactttatatggtcggaaacgcttccttctgcctgttacatacttttcaacgaatctagtatacccttttactctacgagtaacgggtataaatataaaataaattcaggcattaatttaaattgttaaagtttattgaaataaatataatctGGATATGAATAATCTGAAAGTAGGAGTATCTATAGTAGTATTTACTTCGCACAGTTATTTAGCGATCATGGTCCACCCTAATGTATTAATATGCGTGCGTACAGCtccaaataaaaatgcgcACTTGATTTTATCTGCCGTGCGTCGATGCTGTCAATAAAACGAAGAAAAGGGGACCAAATTTGCAGggaaagtaaattattaagcGGGCGACGCTCGAGGGGATTTGGCTGGGAGTTGGAGGAGCATGGAGCAGGAGTGGGAGTTGGAGCTGAAAAGCAGTGAAGTCCTGGGTGTTGTCATGAATTACGTAGCCAGGAGTGAGCGggtgaataaataaaagctgAGCCATTGAACTTGTCAGCCTTAATTTATGTTATCGTTCTTTCTCTCTTTTCGTCTCTTTCCTTTCCCACCTGGCCAGGTGACACAGGAGATGCAGCAGATACTCGAGGGGCGTGGCTTCGAGCTCACCTGTCGCGGCAGCGTGGATGTGAAGGGCAAGGGCTCCATGATCACCTACTTCCTGAAGGGCAGGAGGCCCATAGAAGCCAAGGAGTTGGAGTTGGCCAAGACCGAGGTGGAGCCGCCAAAGACCTTGACCTTGGCCAAGGAGCCGGACAAGATGGCCACTGGAACAGCAACAGAGAAACAGCAGGAACCGGTCAAGGAGCAGGGTTCCACGGAACAGGAGGACGACTTGCTGCCCTCGCCCGACATCGACCTGAACTCCAATATGCAGAACCTGACGGCGCAGCGGAGGAAGTCGCTCTGCCGGCAGCATAACATATCCTCCTCCTTCGGCACCACGGTGAGTAGCTCCACGGGCATAACGCCCAGCATCTCGAACAGCTCCAGTGTGGTCACCATTGGGGCTCTGCCCGCCATCCTGCGAGGCGGTAATCCACTCTCGAATGCGAATCCCACCGCCACCGACAGCTGTTCGGAGTGTGGAGGCGCCAGTAAGTccttggccacgcccactgctCCGCCGAGGACTCTGGTGGCGGATCTAAAGGATGAGATAGCCCGGGATGAGAAGATTGGGTTGAAGGACTCCATTGAGAACCTGGAGATCCTGCTCAAGAACAACATCAGTCTCTCCGATCTGAgcaacaagcagcagcagaatctCAGAGGTGAAACCAGCAGTTCAACCACCACCACTTTGAGGAAACGAGACACAATAGTGAGTTTCAACGTGACGGAGACGGTGACCACCACAGCCACACCCTTCACATCCTCCTCGGGATCATCGAACTCCTCCTCGCAGCAGAAGAAGCGCCGCTCGGTGACCACCATTGCGGCCAGTTTCACCACCTCGACCACCATGAGACTGCTGTCCAACGAGAGCCAGAGCTCCACGCAGACGGCACCCGGAACTCTGGAGAGCGGTGGCTCCGTGCCCGGCCAGTCCTCCACGGAGAACTCGTCCCAGGACTGGCAACCCCGCACAGCCTCACTGGAACCCAACCGCAGTCCCATCAAGACCTCGCAGTCGATGAGCCCCATCGGCCAGCTGACCACCGAGGTGTTTGTCCTGCCCAACAGCCGGAGCATGGTGCTCATCAGCAGCACGAACGGATCGGTTTCCGCACTGGGCACAGGTGGCGGCGGAGCGAGTAGTCCGCGCACCGGACTCCTGCAGGATGTCAGCACGTAAGGAGTGTGCATGCAATGCAGCcgtgtaaatatgtaaaaaagtCGAAGGCACTTCGCTGAGCCTTAGAGGTAGGACTATCGGTAAGGATAAAGGTAATGGGCAAGGTGAAGTTAATGGTTGGGACAAGAGTGTAGTCTTTAGATGGATTTGGTTCACCAGTACTCAGTGGAGTCGAACTTCTTTAGCAGGATGCTTTTCCATGGTATCAAAACTACAGAGATATCAGAGCGATAATAAGAAAACCGTACAACTGCTGTCTActgattatttaatttaattgaattaaatgtcACATAATTCACAAATCATTTAAATGGCTATTTACTTAAAAATTGAACgagcaaatataaatatataaacatttctTTAAGAATCGAAGAAGATAATAGTTAAGAAAATTCCTAAAAGTAATATCAGCACATATGGTAAAGTTCTATTCCACCTTGAACTATATGTAACAAAAGCACGCCCAAAGAAGTTTTTGAAAAGTGAATCAACCATATGAGTTCTGTGGTCCTCGCTAGAGAAGTTCGACTGTACTTACAGCTTCCCCCATCCCCTGTACGATCTCGCATTTATTGTAGCTTTACATGTTCCTCAGTTAGCGTTTCAGGGCACCAACAAAAGTGAATTCCATATCACACATAGAACTAATGTACGAAAGCAAAGTGTTGCACTTCAACTGGGTACCAAAGAGCATTGTTAGAACTGCTAGGCATTCGATAGGTTGTAAGTTGGGAGCAGAGTCCTTGCAAAGGAGTGTCCTTGCAAAGGAGTGTAGGTGTGTAAGGTTCCTATGTGTGTTTGCAGTAGGGTGTAAATTCCAGCGGCATACGTGTGCAAAAGAAATCGAATTTAATGTTCATTGTCAATCGAATAATTAGTTATTACTTGACGTTGGGGAATACAATTACATAAGTATTCTTAAATTAATGaatataagtatataattGACaagttaataaattaaaagttatGGTTAATGGTGGGTATTTCAATGTATTCTCATTAATGAACCCTTATAACATGCAGTTCTTAGTTTACGCATGCTAtgaaaaggaaatatttttaatgttatATGACTCGATTGCATTCCccagcaaaatatttttacaccGAGCTAAGAGACAGCATCCAATATACATGTATATCATATCGATAAGAAGTATCACATCGGTTTTTGAGGCTGTTCATAGCTGGTGTTTTCCTAATatctaaaacaaaaaatctgtCAATTGAAGAGCAGCAAGAAAAGTTTTTGAATTGTTGCACAAACGATATTTACTAGAGAATAAGTTGAGATGGGAAGAGTATCTAATAcgttaaatgttaaaatagTATTGTTTAAATGTAATGTTAAATGTGTTTCGATGTCTGTATGTCTCAATGTTGCTGAAAGCATCAACACTAAGTATAAACATATACTTAAATAATGCAACTTAAACAATGCGTaaacaaaacgaaagaaagaaaccaaagaaaaccaaacaaaattctCGCTGTGATTTCTATGAAGAATATGAAAAgatgcataaattattttataaccTTTTGTTACTTAGTTTTAACTTGCAAATTTTACGAATGCCTCTCGGCCACTTTGACTACGCCTAGCTACGAACTATAATTTAACAGATTATGAAGTATAAAGTATCCTATACGTTTATATAATCATAAGTGTATGCGTGTATTGAACTTGTTGATTAGCTTTGGTGTTCAGTTTCAAGTTGGTAAGGACAAAACTAAATGCAGTCTAAGTAAATGTTTCATTGTGCTGTCAAcaaaggaaataaaaacaaagtgtGTTAATAAATGGCgctatttattttaaagtctAGGCATTGTTTATTGGATGAGTTCATAGTTTATAGTTCATAGCTCTGTAGTAAGTATATTTACAGCACTCAAACTGGGAGCTCTCACAGCTTTCGAGCCCTTCGCCAAAGGCAGTAATATCCCAGCAGATGGAACCCAAAGTAAAGCCCCACCATGGCCAGTAGATTCCGGTAGACGTTGCTCTCGTTGAAGCTGTACTTGTCCAGGACATCCTGACCCGTGTGAAAGCAGGGCAAGTCGGCACTCTCCTGGAAGCAGGCTGTAAGCATTTAAGTTAATATTGATTCAATGAAGCTGGGTCCTTTAAGTGGGAACTTGGGCTTAACTTACTAATATTCTGCACTCCAGACCACTGAGCAGCGGTCATGGCCTCATTGGCATAGAGCATCCACGAGAGAAATTGTGTCCACCAAAACGCCACTGGTAGCGAGCTGAAAACAGAGTGTTCCTTAACACAGAGTTGCAAAAAAGAACACTTTAATCACCCACTTCACTTGAATAAAGATTCCCGAGGTGATCATGAATATGTAATCCAAGGGCACCAAATAAGCCATTGCCAGCGGCACCGAGTTAAAGGCCGTGGAAAAGAAGCAACCGCAGGCTGTGGCCACATTCATCACCAGCACCACACACATCGCAGTCACTCCGAAGGCGTAGAAGGTGGACCTCAGACCCGTCAGCCAGTAGCAGATTATGACGAATATCAAGGGCTCAATTATCATGCCAGGCAGCTATCAACAAATAAgttaaaatatcaatttaataaGGTTAACTTAACAAAACTCGTTTCAAAACTCACCAAAGCCAAGATGTTCGCCGCATAATACTGTCCCGTGGAGTAGAGACCCGATCGGGTTTCCCTCATGAACAGCGGAAATCCCTGTGGGAAGAGGTTCAGCACGGAGTACATGGGATGGTAGGTGTTCTCCGATATCATGATGAAGAGGGCGCCCTGAACGGCCTGTACGCCCAACTGGGAGGGTTCCGTGGTTCCAGCGAAGCAGGCTCCGATAATGAATGCCATCGCGATCTTTTGGACGAACCGTAACCATTGAATCGTGGGATCCCTAAGCAGAGTTAGCGATGCCCTCAGCCAAACTACGTGGAAGCGCTTGTACCAGGCCACGCCTCTGAAGGACTCCACCTCCGTGTCGAAGGGAAAGTTGCCGGACTGGGCCATGTGAATCTCCAGGTTGACCAGCATATCGCGCTGCTTGGCCGCCGAGCTGACGGCGAACTGATCACAAAGGTGTTGGGCCGATCTCTGCGAGGCCTGCTCATAGCCGGGATCGGTGGCCAGGACGCCAATTAGGAAATCCGCCGGATTGTAGGCCTCCGGACAGTAGTATCCGTGATTGGCAAAGAAGCTCAGAGCATGCTGCGGTGATCCCGTGAAGGCTACGCGGCCATCGGCCAGCAGCATCACGTTGTTGAAGTTGTCGAAGAGCTGCGAACTCGGCTGGTGGATGGTGCACAGGATGGTGGTGCCCTTCTGGGCCAACTCGTACAGCGTGGCCACCAGCTGCTGGGCGCTGTATGAGTCCAGTCCCGTGGTGGGCTCATCGCAAAACAGGATCACCGGGTTGTTTAGCAGCTCCACGGCAAATGCCAATCGCTTGCGTTCTCCCCCCGAAAGGACCTTCTTGTCATCGCCGCTGCCAATTCGAGTGTGGGCCGCCGAAAGAAGACCTGTTCGCTCCAGGAGCTCGTTAATGATAAGACGACGCTCCTCTTTCGACACCCGACGGTCCAGGCGGAGATGTGCCTAGAACAGGGAGAGCGGAATATGTAAACGAACTACCAAACTTGTGTCTACAAAAGGCCATATTTAATGTAGGCCAAACTGAGCTATCATCCAGAAGATAAAGTCTTGATAGAAGCACGTGGGAAGAGTCTCTTTAAAGAAACACTTACGAAAGTTATTCTACCATTGCAATAAACTAATCAACTAAGACACTAAATGACAGACAACTTTTATACAAACACGGTGGCTCACCATAAAGTTCAAGTGCTCCAGAACAGTCAGCGTTCCGAGGAAGAGGTCATCCTGGTAGACGTAGCCACTGATGCGGTGCATGAAGGGCCCGATGCGCCGGCCGTTTATCAGAATGTCGCCTTGAACCACGGTCCCGGCTGCAGCACAGATCCCATTGCAAATGGAGCGAGCGGAGATAGTGTGGGGATCAGTCTAATCTTATCGGGACCCCATAGTTATATGTACTTGGTAGTGCACTTACCCGGCTGTCGAAAGGCGAGCGTCGACATGAGTGTTGTTTTCCCAGAGCCACTGTGAATGAAGATGTTTTATTAGAGGCGAAAGTGCCAGCGGAATCTCTGCTTATCAGAGTCCACAGTAAGACAACTTGACATAGTTAGCACTTTTTTGGACAGCCAGTTCTCGAGCACCTTCCACTCGAGTGCACCTGATCTCGATCCGTATTGAATTTCCGCAGCAGCTGCTTACCTCGAGCCCATTAGAGCCATCAGAGTGCCCGGTTGAATGGCCCCCGTCGAGTTGTTGATGATCCGCTTCATCCGCTGCCCGGAGCCACCGACATTGGTATAGACGCAGAGATCCCGCCACACCAGGGTGGCTCCCTGCTCTGTGGGCGACCATTTGCTGTAGCTCCTGAGGGGCAGACTCCGCTCCGAACTGTTCCGTTTCGATAGCTTGGGTGTGCTGTCCAGGCTGGGCACCTCAATGGTGCTGCCCACCACCGGCATCATCTGCAACTCGTGCTGCTCCACCCGCCCCGGGGCCTCCACATCGATCAGCCTGCTATCTGAGTCCGACATTATCTCTGGGTTTTATCTGGGATCTCACTGCTGAGGAGCCTGACTTTTGCTGAACCGAAGCGTGCCACAGCTGGGCACCAACTAACCATCTAAACTTTGCTGAGAAGTCGTCACAGCCAAGTTGACAGTAAGATAGACAGGAACAGTACACACTGGGTAATGAGAATACGACAACAAGAAACATTTACTGTAtaataccaaatatatatacaaattattttaaaaattaaaaacgtaAGAATTAAAGAAGTGTTTACCATCAGCTTAgattaaaaaaacaataaaaagccattttataaaatttcgACATTTACACAACGTTTCTTAGATGAGAGGAATGTACTTTCTAGGGCTTTATAGTTAAcatattgtaattattaaaattaattttacattgGAGACCATTTTATCGTCGTCGCAAAGCCTTTATTCCTACACTCTTGGGTAATTTTAGAACAATGAGTTTGGTACTATTTTGTAATAGCTTTCTTGGCAATGC from Drosophila yakuba strain Tai18E2 chromosome 3L, Prin_Dyak_Tai18E2_2.1, whole genome shotgun sequence carries:
- the LOC6534449 gene encoding protein scarlet, translated to MSDSDSRLIDVEAPGRVEQHELQMMPVVGSTIEVPSLDSTPKLSKRNSSERSLPLRSYSKWSPTEQGATLVWRDLCVYTNVGGSGQRMKRIINNSTGAIQPGTLMALMGSSGSGKTTLMSTLAFRQPAGTVVQGDILINGRRIGPFMHRISGYVYQDDLFLGTLTVLEHLNFMAHLRLDRRVSKEERRLIINELLERTGLLSAAHTRIGSGDDKKVLSGGERKRLAFAVELLNNPVILFCDEPTTGLDSYSAQQLVATLYELAQKGTTILCTIHQPSSQLFDNFNNVMLLADGRVAFTGSPQHALSFFANHGYYCPEAYNPADFLIGVLATDPGYEQASQRSAQHLCDQFAVSSAAKQRDMLVNLEIHMAQSGNFPFDTEVESFRGVAWYKRFHVVWLRASLTLLRDPTIQWLRFVQKIAMAFIIGACFAGTTEPSQLGVQAVQGALFIMISENTYHPMYSVLNLFPQGFPLFMRETRSGLYSTGQYYAANILALLPGMIIEPLIFVIICYWLTGLRSTFYAFGVTAMCVVLVMNVATACGCFFSTAFNSVPLAMAYLVPLDYIFMITSGIFIQVNSLPVAFWWTQFLSWMLYANEAMTAAQWSGVQNITCFQESADLPCFHTGQDVLDKYSFNESNVYRNLLAMVGLYFGFHLLGYYCLWRRARKL